The following are encoded together in the Macrobrachium rosenbergii isolate ZJJX-2024 chromosome 21, ASM4041242v1, whole genome shotgun sequence genome:
- the LOC136850209 gene encoding cuticle protein 7-like, with product MFKTACTFIFLGTAMALPRPDSPPVYAPPAPSYSAPHQPAYQEEESKKPYTFDYGVKDDYTGASFGHKENADGQGSVTGSYSVALPDGRIQTVNYVADHHNGFHADVSYEGQAVYPEQQQPSYQPAPAAYAPPAPSPYA from the exons ATGTTCAAG ACAGCATGCACGTTTATTTTTTTGGGCACGGCCATGGCTCTACCCCGTCCGGACAGCCCTCCCGTGTATGCCCCACCAGCACCATCTTATTCTGCACCTCATCAGCCTGCTTACCAAGAAGAA GAATCCAAGAAGCCCTACACCTTTGATTACGGCGTCAAGGACGACTACACCGGTGCAAGCTTCGGACACAAGGAGAACGCAGACGGACAAGGATCCGTAACCGGCTCCTATTCAGTTGCTCTTCCCGACGGCCGGATACAGACCGTCAACTACGTTGCTGATCACCACAACGGCTTCCATGCTGATGTCAGCTACGAAGGCCAAGCCGTCTATCCAGAGCAGCAGCAGCCGTCCTACCAACCGGCACCGGCTGCCTATGCACCACCAGCGCCTTCTCCTTACGCATAA